Genomic segment of Pseudovibrio brasiliensis:
GCAAGCTTTCAAAGCGGCCTGTCCCAGCCCTTGCCGCTTGAACTTGCCAAGAATGAAGAACTGGCCCATGTCGATGAGCTCGGCATCATAAGGATAGTGCCGAACCAGCGCGAACCCGGCGATCTCGTTGCCGCTCATGATGAAGTAGGGGTGATGATCTGCTTGCTGGAAGTAGGCTAGCACAATGTTTTCGTCAAACTCAAACCGGCCTCCCTCTGAGATCGGCCAATGCATGTATTTTGACATGTCATAGAGGTAGAGCTGAAACAGATTCATCAGCGCAGGCACATCGGCCTGTGTCATCGGTTTCAATTCAATGGACATCGCTTTCCCCTCGCGTGCAGCATTGCGCTTCCCTAGCATTGATTAAGAAAGGACGTCGAGGGGGTATTGGAGTTTAAACCGGCGTGACCTTGCAGACGATGGGGCGGGTTGGTTCCAGGAAGAGAACGCCTTCCGGCTCCACCTTGTCTGCATTGAGGATGTCGATGTCGAATTTGCTGACGAGGCGGGCGAGGATGAGGGTGCCTTGCAGGATGGCGGAGCTGGCGCCGGTGCACATGCGCAGGCCACGGCCGAACGGCAGAAAGCTCTTCATGATGATGTGCTGATCCTTGCGCATGTAGCGCTCCGGATCAAATCGATCCGGGTTGAACCAGTATTGCTTGTGCCGGTGCACGATCCAGGGAGAAACGGTGATCTGCGCACCTTCCTGCAAATCCAACTTGCCCAGCTTGATTGGTCTGCTGGCGCGACGGGTCAGGTGTGGGATCGGCGGATAAAGACGCAGGATCTCACGGA
This window contains:
- a CDS encoding GNAT family N-acetyltransferase, with amino-acid sequence MSIELKPMTQADVPALMNLFQLYLYDMSKYMHWPISEGGRFEFDENIVLAYFQQADHHPYFIMSGNEIAGFALVRHYPYDAELIDMGQFFILGKFKRQGLGQAALKACLQRHSSNQHG